The nucleotide sequence GATGTCGTTCCACACGACATCATACCATTCGGTGGGTTCGTTCTTCTTGAAGCGGGCTTGGATACGACCGTTGTCGCGTCCGTAGCGGGACTCGATGGAGGCGAAATTGTAGGTGTCGAGATTGGCGGCGAAGTAATCCTCCACCTTCAGCATGAAGGCCTCGCTTTCCTCGAAACTGTTGCCGGTGGGCAGATCGTAGAAGAACCGCATGGTGTTCTCCTCGTTGCCGCCGTCGTTGCGGTCCTGCTCGATGCCGCCGAGCGGGATCACGATGCTGCAAAAGGCGAGGATCACCAGCAGGCCCGCTTCGAGGCGGTGGTTGAGCACCCAGCCCAGCGCGATGGTGTAGTGGCGGCGCAACCAGCCGATGGAACGCGGTTCGGCGCGTTGGGTGCCGCGGGAGAAACGGGTGGCGGCCAGCGGCACAAAGACGAGGGCGATGAACAGCGAGGCCAGCAACGATGTGATCACCGGGGTGCCGATGCGGAGCATCCAGAAGGAGAACTCCTGATCGTCGCTCATGAGAATGAGCGGGAGAAACACCACGACCGTGGTGAGAGTGGCCAGCGTTACGGCGAGGCCCACCTCCCCGGCCCCCATAATCGAGGCGCGGTCCGGAACGACGCCCTCCTGCCGGCGGCGATAGATGTTCTCCACAATGACGATGGCGTTGTCGACCACGAGGCCGACACTGAGCAGCAGACCCATCATGGTGGCCATGTTGAGTGACCAACCCATGAAATAGAGGGCGATGAGGGTGCACAGGAGGGACAGCGGAATTGCCAGCGTGAGGATGCCGGTCATGCGCGGCGCGCGGAGGAAGGCGAAGATCACGGAAGCCGCGAACAGGCCGCCCCACATGCCGGTGCTCTTGAGGTTGTTGATCGATTCGCGGACGTGGTCGCCTTGGTCCCAGAAAACCGAATACGTCATGCCCGCGAGCTGGGGATTGGCGGAGAGCTCATCGAGTGTGGCGCGCACTTCGGTGGAAATCTGCTCGATGTTGCCGCTGGATTCGCGGGTGATTTCCATGCCGATGGCCGGTTGGCCGTCGATGTGGTAACCCCGTTCGCGATCGCGCGCCCGGTAACGGACTTCGGCGACCTCGCCGAGGGTGATGCGATGCTCGGGATCGACGACGAGCTCTTTGATTTCATCCACCGTGCGAAAGCGACCGAGGGAACGCACGTAGACCTTCTTGTCCCCCTCCATGACGAAGCCGCTGGAGAGATCGAAGTTTTGGCCCCGGAGCAGCTGCACCAACCGGTTGGGATCGATGCGGTGGCTGCGGAGTCGTTCCTCGATGATGTCGATGCGGATTTCCTTATTGTCGACTCCCCACGTGTCGACGTTGCCGACGCCATCCACCCGTTGCACCGCGGGGGTGATCACGGTTTCCATGACGTAGGCCTTGTCCTCCACCTGCGGCGGCAACTTGAGCACCATGAAGATGATCGGGATGTCATTTTCGTCCCATCGCCGCACGTGGATCATGTCGAGATCGTCGGGCATCTCGGGCATGAGCCGATCCATGCGATCACGCAGGGCGGAGTAGGCGACGCGGAGATCGACGCTGCTTTGGAAGGTAACGCGGGTGAAATTGCGACCGTTGTTGAGGTAGCTGTTGATCTCCTTCACCCCGCTGACCGTGCCCACCATGTCCTCCACCGGCCGGGTGATTTTTTCCTCAATATCACGGGCGCTGGCGTTGGGATAGGAAACGAATACACCCAGTGCGTTCTCCTCCATCCCGGCCGGAAACAATGCGACCGGGATGCGCATGTTGGCGATGAAGCCAACGACGAGAATCGCAAACAGAATCATGACCACCGTGACTGGTCGGGTGACCGAGAAGCGGGGCAGCGAGTAGGCAATCGGATCGCGTTTGCTCATGGGGCGGAGAGGCTAGAGGTGGGCGGGAGCGGGCGAAGGGGAAGACGCGGAGGATCCCTCGGCCGCGGACAGGGGATCGGCGCGGCGGTGGCCGCCGAACTGAGCGTAGAGCGTGGGAATCACGACGAGGGTCAGCAGGGTCGAGACGGCGAGACCGGCGATCACGGTGATGGCCATGGGCGCGCGGATTTCGGAACCCTCACCCAGACCGAGCGCCATGGGCGTCAATCCGAGCACGGTCGTCATCGTGGTCATCAGAATGGGGCGCAGACGGGCCTGACCGGCTTCGATGATGGCGGTGGTGCGTTCGATCCCGCGGTCCTGCAAGGTGTTGATATAATCGATGAGCACGATGGCATTGTTGACCACGATGCCGGCCAGGATGATCAGACCGATGAACACCATGATGCTGACCGAGGTGCCGGTGAGCCAGAGTGCGCCGATGACCCCGATGAGCGCGAGCGGGACCGTCATCATAATGAGGAAAGGCTGGACCAACGACTCGAACTGGCTGGCCATCACGATATAGACGAGAAACAGCGCGAGGGCGAAGGCGAGCAACAGGCTGTTGATCGATGTCTGCATTTCCTCGTTTTGGCCGGAGATCGCGTAGTCAAAACCCACCGGGTAGTTGAGACTCTCCATGGTGAGAACAATCTCGCGGGAAACCGTCGCGAGATCGGCCCCATCGAGATTGGCAAAGATGACGGCGGTGCGGGTTTGATCAATGCGACGGATTTCGCTCGGGCCTTCATTGACCTGTAAATCAGCCACGGCGGAGAGCGGGATCGGGATGGCGCTGCCGGGATTCACAATGAGACCGGACAGCTCGGCGAGACCCACGCGGTCCTCCTCCTCCAGACGCACCAGCACATCGATGAGACGTTCGGCCTGGCGGTATTCCGTGGCCACGTTGCCCTGCACCTTGTTGCGCACGAGTTCGGCCACGGTCCGCAGACTCAGCCCAAACTCGGCGAGGCGGTCGCGGTGATAGACAATGCGAATCTCGGGATTGCCGGACTGCAAGCTGGAGCGCACGTCGACCAAGCCGGGGATCTCCGCCAAGCGCGCCTCGGCGGTGCGGCTGAGTTCCTTGAGCTGGTCGAGGTTGTGACCCCGCACCTCGACTTCGATCGGACTCTTGAAGGAAAACAACGCCGGGTAGGACACTTCCATTTTTACCTCGGGCAAATCACGAAAACGGGACCGAATCCGGGCGATGAGATCGCCCTCCTCGGCCAGGCTGGAGCCGGGCTCCAGACGCACCGTCAGGCGGGCGGTGTGTTCACCGGCTTCGCTGGCCCGCGTGGCGTTGTTTTCCGCGCCGGCCGACAACGCGGTGAGCGCGACCTCCGGCTCTTCGAGCACGGCGGTTTCGATTCGCGACGAGATTTCGTAGGTCCGCTCCAGCGGCGTGCCGACGGGGAGGGTGATATCCAGATTGAATTCACCCTGGTGGACTTGCGGGATCAATTCCTGGCCCAAGCGAGGCAGCACGGTGAACCATACCACGACGAACGCCACCACCGAGCCGCCGAGCACGAGCCAGCGTTGGGCCAAGGCCAGGCGCAGCAATGGCGCGTAGGCTTGGGTGACGAACCCGTAGCCGTGGTTGAAGAGCGCTCCGATCGGGAGCACGATCGGGCGCAGAATCAGGCTGCCAATTCGCACGACGAGCAGAACGAGACCGACCACCACGAGCGCCCCGGTTTGCACGAGTGTGCTGATCCCACGCACGAGCAGGGTGAACCCGAACCGGAGGAGCAGGAAGGGAAACACGAGCAGCACGCACAGTTCGCGCACGATGCGGGTGAACCACCCGGAAGCGCGTTGCGTCCAGGCCCGCAATCCGACCAATCCTTCGCCGAGCGAGGCGGGGGCGGTCACGGAGAGGACGCCGGGCCAGACGTGAGCCCCACGCAGGGGACCAAAGGAGTCGGCGGCGAACCCGGCGCTCCAGCGTGTCCATCGTTGGGCGGCCACGGGTTTCTTGTGGTCAAGCAACCAGAGGAACGGTCCCAGCGGCACCAGCAACATGGCGAGCACGACCTTCACCAGGAGACCGACGAGCAACGCGGCCGCTCGCAGGGTGCGGCCGAGAAACAAACCGATCGAGGTCAGGGCGTCCCGACCCCGGCGCGGCCAACCATGCGAGTCGTCGGCGGCGGGGAATTGCAAAAACGCCTGGTCGTTGATCTTGCCGGCGATGGCGTGGCCGCCGCCGCTGAAGTCGCGCGAAGCGAGCATCGGGATGAAAAACAGGGCCGCAAACAACGACGCGACGAGCGAGAACACCACGGTCAGTGACATGTCGCCAAACACTTGGCCGGCCACGCCTTCGACGAAGACGATGGGGAAGAACACCGCGACGGTGGTGGCGGTCGAGGCGGTGACGGCCATGCCCACTTCGCTCACGCCGCGCACGACGGCGGCCTGGAGCGGGTCGCCTTCCTCGCGGCACCGGTAGATGCTCTCGAGCACCACGATGGCGTTGTCGACCAACATGCCGACGCCGAGGGCGAGACCGCCGAGCGAGATGATGTTGAGCGAGACGTTGCCGATGAACATCGGGGCGAACGTGGCGACGATGGAGATCGGGATACAGATGCCGATGATGGCCGTCTGCCCGAGATTGCGCAGGAACAGAAACAGCACGATGACCGCGATGATGGCACCGAAGATGGCGTTGTTTTTCACCTCGGTGATCGAGTTGCTGATGAAGATCGACTGGTCGGCGAGCGTTTCGATGCGGGCATCTTGGGGCAGTTGAAACGCGACGAAGTTGGTCATCTGCAGATGCTTGGTGACGCGGGCGGCCTCCGCCTGGCGGGCGGCGTTCATCGCTCCGCCGCGGCCCCGTCCCCCGCCCCCGTTGTCGCCGGATCTGGCTTCGGGTTTGGCGTCGGTCGGGGGCGCGGGAGGCACGTCCTTTGAGCCGGGGGGGAGCGTGGCGATGTAGGCCTGCTGAGCGGCGGTGCCGTAGACAGCATCGCGCACGCGCCGGGCGACCTCGACGATGTTGGCGTCGGCTTCCTTGTAGACCTCGATCTCGATGCTTTCGTGACCGTCCACGGCGGTGATGACCTCGCGGTCCTTGTGGAAGCGGGTGATCGTAGCGATATCGCGGATACGAATGTCGACGCCGTTCTGGCGCGTGACGATCAGGGCCTCGATCTCCGGGATGGACTGGAACTCGTTCATCGTGCGGATGAGATATTCCGTCTGCCCCTCGCGCAGATTGCCGCCGGGCAGGTTCACGTTGCCCTGGGCAAGGCGGGTATTCACCTGGTCGATGTTCAGGTTGAGGGTGGAGAGGCGGGACTCGTCGATGGCGACGAGATAGAGCTCCTCGAGGCCGCCCTTGACCTTGATGGCGGCGACGCCTTCGAGCGCTTCGAGACGACGCTTGATCTCGTATTCCGAGAGGTAACGCAGGTCGTAGAGAGATTGGGGGCCGGCGAGACCAAAGCGCATGATCGGATCGAGCGTCGGGTCGTAGCGCAGGAGCAGCGGGCGTTCGGCGTCGTCGGGAAACCGGACCCGGTCGACCTTTTCGCGGATGTCGGCGGCGACCGTGTTCATATC is from Synoicihabitans lomoniglobus and encodes:
- a CDS encoding efflux RND transporter permease subunit produces the protein MSAPFNPDESRFAFTTRRPVAILMVVMAISVFGWVSYNRLALTLMPDMSYPSLTVRTEYPGSAPEEIETTISQRLEQELGIVPGLTSISSISKAGQSDVILEFQWETDMNTVAADIREKVDRVRFPDDAERPLLLRYDPTLDPIMRFGLAGPQSLYDLRYLSEYEIKRRLEALEGVAAIKVKGGLEELYLVAIDESRLSTLNLNIDQVNTRLAQGNVNLPGGNLREGQTEYLIRTMNEFQSIPEIEALIVTRQNGVDIRIRDIATITRFHKDREVITAVDGHESIEIEVYKEADANIVEVARRVRDAVYGTAAQQAYIATLPPGSKDVPPAPPTDAKPEARSGDNGGGGRGRGGAMNAARQAEAARVTKHLQMTNFVAFQLPQDARIETLADQSIFISNSITEVKNNAIFGAIIAVIVLFLFLRNLGQTAIIGICIPISIVATFAPMFIGNVSLNIISLGGLALGVGMLVDNAIVVLESIYRCREEGDPLQAAVVRGVSEVGMAVTASTATTVAVFFPIVFVEGVAGQVFGDMSLTVVFSLVASLFAALFFIPMLASRDFSGGGHAIAGKINDQAFLQFPAADDSHGWPRRGRDALTSIGLFLGRTLRAAALLVGLLVKVVLAMLLVPLGPFLWLLDHKKPVAAQRWTRWSAGFAADSFGPLRGAHVWPGVLSVTAPASLGEGLVGLRAWTQRASGWFTRIVRELCVLLVFPFLLLRFGFTLLVRGISTLVQTGALVVVGLVLLVVRIGSLILRPIVLPIGALFNHGYGFVTQAYAPLLRLALAQRWLVLGGSVVAFVVVWFTVLPRLGQELIPQVHQGEFNLDITLPVGTPLERTYEISSRIETAVLEEPEVALTALSAGAENNATRASEAGEHTARLTVRLEPGSSLAEEGDLIARIRSRFRDLPEVKMEVSYPALFSFKSPIEVEVRGHNLDQLKELSRTAEARLAEIPGLVDVRSSLQSGNPEIRIVYHRDRLAEFGLSLRTVAELVRNKVQGNVATEYRQAERLIDVLVRLEEEDRVGLAELSGLIVNPGSAIPIPLSAVADLQVNEGPSEIRRIDQTRTAVIFANLDGADLATVSREIVLTMESLNYPVGFDYAISGQNEEMQTSINSLLLAFALALFLVYIVMASQFESLVQPFLIMMTVPLALIGVIGALWLTGTSVSIMVFIGLIILAGIVVNNAIVLIDYINTLQDRGIERTTAIIEAGQARLRPILMTTMTTVLGLTPMALGLGEGSEIRAPMAITVIAGLAVSTLLTLVVIPTLYAQFGGHRRADPLSAAEGSSASSPSPAPAHL
- a CDS encoding efflux RND transporter permease subunit, with protein sequence MSKRDPIAYSLPRFSVTRPVTVVMILFAILVVGFIANMRIPVALFPAGMEENALGVFVSYPNASARDIEEKITRPVEDMVGTVSGVKEINSYLNNGRNFTRVTFQSSVDLRVAYSALRDRMDRLMPEMPDDLDMIHVRRWDENDIPIIFMVLKLPPQVEDKAYVMETVITPAVQRVDGVGNVDTWGVDNKEIRIDIIEERLRSHRIDPNRLVQLLRGQNFDLSSGFVMEGDKKVYVRSLGRFRTVDEIKELVVDPEHRITLGEVAEVRYRARDRERGYHIDGQPAIGMEITRESSGNIEQISTEVRATLDELSANPQLAGMTYSVFWDQGDHVRESINNLKSTGMWGGLFAASVIFAFLRAPRMTGILTLAIPLSLLCTLIALYFMGWSLNMATMMGLLLSVGLVVDNAIVIVENIYRRRQEGVVPDRASIMGAGEVGLAVTLATLTTVVVFLPLILMSDDQEFSFWMLRIGTPVITSLLASLFIALVFVPLAATRFSRGTQRAEPRSIGWLRRHYTIALGWVLNHRLEAGLLVILAFCSIVIPLGGIEQDRNDGGNEENTMRFFYDLPTGNSFEESEAFMLKVEDYFAANLDTYNFASIESRYGRDNGRIQARFKKNEPTEWYDVVWNDIMIATGQRQPHMTRPEIEKHVKDNFPTPPGITMRTRRWGDVGGIGRVTITLYGDDTTTLMELSEKAADRIRTIPGLQGVDTSMERGGSELQVQINRERARELGVEPREVSGSITYSMRGMEVGRYYDESGRDVRIQVQLEDAENKRIDDLRAMTFMTDNGREVPLESVASLNVEKTLGQIARQNRLTTLNVTARTAMADTNRVFNAIDEVMADFEMPRGYRWDKGVRWIRLQESNEAQKFAMILSVTFVFLLMGVLFESFILPLAVIIAVPFSFLGVYWTLFLTNTKMSMMAMIGMVILIGVVVNNAIVLVDLTNRLREEGVERMAALLKAGQHRLRPILMTTCTTVCGLIPMALGNSQMIGMPYSPMGRAMIGGLIASTVLTLLVVPLFYILLDDLRNYAGAVARSAFSPRAPKQAEPVSGR